DNA from Rosa rugosa chromosome 6, drRosRugo1.1, whole genome shotgun sequence:
AAATTCTTTGACCACTAATTTACTTCATAAAATAAGAGATAAGGGAGAGAAAACATAAACTGAAGCATTCTGCAAAAATAGTACTTctattaaatattaaaaatatgcATTGAAGTACATGCCCATATCAAAACCGTCCCAGGAAAATTGAAACACTACCAAGTCTTCAACTTCAAAATGAGAAATAAACAACATCACAGATAGAACATTTCCAATTAACTAGGAAAACTAGACCAAATCTTAAAATGAGAGTTTATTGGTCGGCAATTGTGACCTCCACTTCAACACCAGGTTCAATCGTGATGGAGGTGATCTGCTTCACAACATCAGGAGAGCTGAAGAGATCAATAACACGCTTGTGCACACGCAACTCAAATCTGTCCCATGTGTTAGTACCTGCAAAACACAAACAAACTGTTAAAGCAAACAAGAAGCAAGTGCAGAGACACCATACTCAACTATCTCTGTATGAAAAGCAAGTGTAGCGACACCATACTCAAATGACTATCTACGTATGAAAATCAAATGCAGAGACACGATACTCAAAAACAGATTATATTTCTCTAACTCATTATAAACTAGAAAGCTTTTAACTTTTTACTTCTTGAGTGAggaaccaaaaaagaagaaacactTGCAGACATCTTTAAGACATAAAGCATCATCTATCTAATTCAATAACAAAAACAAGGATGCAGTAAGCCAGTTAAGAATCCATAAAGCTCGATTAACACTGAAACATACCTTCTCCACAGGGAGACTTCCTGGTGGTAATGTGCAGAACCTTGGTAGGCATCCTCACTGGTCCCTTCACCCTAAGCCTCTTGTCCTTGGCACCGCGAACCAAATCAGCACAAACTATCAAACAAAACAGATATCAGAACAACAGGACAAACACTAgtactcaaacaaacaaaacttcATAATCCAACACAACTACTGCTTTAATATTTGCCGAAACCCTGACTTCGACCATatccaattgaaaaaaaaaactagtaatTGACCAAGTGCCATACTTATCAAGCTCATTAAAACCATAATATTGATTGACATGAACACAATTCAAAtataaaaaacacaaaattacTGAAACCCTAGACAAGTTTTATGTACATTACAACACTAATGCTTGAATAATTTGCAGAAAACCTGACTTGGACCATATCCAATTGAAGAAAAATTCGTAATTGACTGCCATACTTATCAAGCTCACTAACATGAACACAATTCGAATACAACAAACACAACCCTAGACATGTCTTGTTCCAATAAGTACATTACAAAACTCAGGTAGAGCATTCAACATAACTACGAaatgggtagtccatttttactAAAAACACTAGAAGAAACAACATGGTATAACCAAAATATAACAAATGATAATGAATTAAGCAGAAATTGAACAGAGGAATATGGGAAAGTAAGGACCTTTCTCGAGGTTCTTGACGTTCTTGGAAGAGAGGGTGATTCTGATCTTGTGGATCTGCTCCTGTGTCTCCTCGAGACCAGGCTTGGTGGGTTTCATCGCTGCGTAAGCCATGGTTTTCAAGCTTCTCTGCTTTTACTCTctgcatcaaaatcaaaatttcacaaACCAATTAATCGAAGATAACAGACCCAATCCATCAGAAATGGAACTCAAAATTACTGGGTTTTTGCTCACTTTACTGAGCTAAACCTAATCTAAACtgagatagagaaagagagagagacggacCTAGGTGACGGCGGAGAATAGAGGGAGCTATGGAGCAGCGGCTTCAACCTCTAAAGCGATGGAAAGAGAAGCGAAGTGTTTTGGAGACTATATATTACGGGGCCATTAGGGTTTTGCAACCATCTCTGCCAGGTGTCCCTTCTATTCTgggcgggtcgggtcgggtcgttATTCTTTTAAGCTGGTTCCAACGCATCTATTAATTTTGTTGCTTGGGCCTCATCAGCCCAAagtttttgccttttttttttttttttcaaatatgttTTTTTCATATTTCTCATACATTCGAtgaatgcatgtttgaataACGGTTGAAAGGAGAAAGTCTTGAGAGTGAGGAACTCGTATGAACCATATCACATTATAAATTGgtaaaatgctcatttacccaattttagcttaaaatgtgcccacttgcccgactaagagtttttaaacctcatttacccaaaacactctaagggattatttcccctttacccaattaattctttttattaatttttgggacttttttgccctctccttcaatctctctactctcagtttctctctctctctctctctctctctctctctccccctcaccgatttctctctcctcccccctcaccgatttctctatctctctctctctctctctctctctctctctctctctctctctctctctctctctctctctctctctctctctctctctctctctctctctctctctctctctctctccagaagacgtcggatctctctctccctccctccatccctccggcaggtcgcccacgacgcctgctctagccatcgccgcgccgaaaagctgacggtcctcgtcgctgagaagctcggcgaggccggggttgaccttctgaaggaatcgacgacggactgaaaatggctatctgctattgtgcagtcataaccataaaagttgtaacattagtgccccccagtagactttgtattgggggccaatgatgactgctttatttatagacggactgaaaactgctattccaaagtaaatgtagtgttaaattgcagtagttgataaatgaaaaaaattgtgttgtttgtgtcagtctagtggggggcagtagacagaatattgaccctcataatgtgggtttttagacattatctgttgttttgagtgtgaataacttgtataatctgcgaaacataggaagcggtgtaatgtttgatggtctattggggggcagtagacacattagtgccacccaataatgtctttcttaggagacagtaatcatctcttgttgatttgtttgtgataaagtgcaatacactgtgaatccttgaaactggtgcaagttttaatggtttagtggggggcagtagacacattactgcccccaaataatgtcttcatacgaagtcagaacccttcacttaactggtgcaagttttaatggtttactggggggcagtagacacattactgcccccaaataatgtcttcatacgaagtcagaacccttcacaaaactggggcaagttttaatggtttagtggggggcagtaataatggtttagtggggggcagtagacacattactgcccccaaataatgtcttcgtgttaagtttagggtttaggggcagcgttaggggcagtagacacattgccgatgaactgcgacgaggacgttggagtggctggatcgccgatcaatcgaacggcgacgagaacgttggatcgccgactggagcttcatcgtcgtgttcagatttggactgcatctccggcgcggcgatcagagagagagagacagaccggaggtggagatcatggggaggagagagagagagagagagagagagagagagtggaggtggagatcggggggagagagagagagtttgggaaggagagagagactgataagagatggatgggttttaatttaattaacaggggctaaaatgtcaatagatgtaagattgggtaaatggggttaaaaaactctttgtggagtaagtgggcattttttgggctaaaaatggataactggtcacagccccttataaatttgttgtcactAACATTGTGCTTCAAATTCGTTCATATAGCATACAGGTTGGTCGAACGGTTTCTCAGTTCACCATTCTACAGTCGTTATAGACTGCAGAAGGTAGCTTAGTGAGGAGGTATAAAACCCTATTTGCTTGGTAAGCAGTTGATAGAAATTAACAGAGTTGCTTCTCAAAATTGGCAGGCTACCACAGAAAAAGGGGTAATACAAAAGCCATCGAGATACTTCAGATTGTGTCTTGGTTTGGACTACCCGGTATTTCGAGTTAACCTTCTATAGAATGCTCATGCACCATGTCTAAATCAAGGGTAAACATCACAGAGGCTCTTAAAATGTCAGACACTGGGTTCAGATTTCAGAATAATCCAGAAATTGAGCAACAACATTCTCAAAGGAACCCTTGGTAAAAAAATTTCCATAGAGATTCTACTAACAAAATACATATATAGGTACGATGACAAGACAACAAGTTATGATAACTCTTGACATATACAGCAAGACTCCGGAGCACAGGCATAAAATGGTACGGGTTAAAGGTTTGAAAACCAAGTATTGATAGGAGAAAGATCAGCGCTGTGCACTGTCAGTCTCATGCTCCATCTCTTCTGCATCCTCAAAGCGTTGATCATTGATCTGAAGCTGCAATGAGATGAAAATGTTTTCAATGCCACATCTGCTCAAAACTTAAAAGAACTGATGCAAACAGACTAACTAAATGAATATTAACGGGTTACCTCAAGCACAGTACGAGCTAGGTCATGATCCCCATTAGATTGCCCAATTGCAATTGAAGGCTCAGAATCTTCTCCTGGAAATAGCATGAACACCAAGAAATCAGAGATAATAAGAGATTCTATATTACTCAAAGACACATTAACTAGATGTAGAAAATTGTTGGTCCATTCCAGACCTGTTGCCTCATCTTCCAACTGGTCAGCACTAAATATCCAATTatgctcttcttcttcattttctaaACAAAGTCAAAAGTATAATATCAGAAATTCAGAATAGAGCTGATGAAGCAAACACAATTCATACCGCATCACAAAAGCAAAAGGAAAATGATGCTCTAACCTTCAGTTGGTTCAGGATTCAGCTCAGCGCACTCACAAAATACATCAAACAAAGAATCCACTGCCATACAGAAAACAATATACCAGTTATCCTTCAGCAAAATACAGACCACGAAAAATGAGTAAGTATGACATCATTATGGCTACAATTCAGACATGGAAGGAGGGAAGGAGAGAAAGTGTACATTGGTTAGGATCGGAAGGAACAAGCCTCATTTCTGTAATCTTGGACAGATCTAAAACACCATTGCATTCTGAATCTGAGCCCTCTGACTCATCTTCATCAGCTCCAGTTTCAATCTTTAACGTAAAATATAGTAATCAGAAAACCATGCACAAAAATGCCAAACAACATGTAGTAACATTGAATATTAAAATCAGTCAAGACCAACAATGTTAAACCTAGCTCATTATATGGTGAAGATATGCCAACCCTGAATAGGAAAGAAGCAAACAAGTGATTCTGATGCACAAAACATAAATACAAAACTGTGCTATTACTACGTTGGAGAAAAAGACTCGGAGTTTTTGATGAAATGCTTCCAAATACAGAAAATTCTTATTCTTTAAGTTGGTTACCTATTCTATATTCACAGACTTAACTTAGAAACATCGTTTTAAAACTTACCAAACAACACATATTCAGAGTTCAAACAGAATAGACAAAAGATATTGGATAACAAAAAAAGTAAGAAGCCAGAGGATCATTCTAGGAAGACAAAACACTCTTGAAACCATACATTGGACCAGAAGTTCTGACCCTGTAAATTCCTAACAAGATAAACACAAGACTACAAGAGACCATATGCAAGCACTATACCTGAGCGTATATGCAAGGAGAGGTGTACGCCTCTGGGTCCCTGGATACAGCATGCAGTGATATAGACAGGAAGTCCACCGCATAACCTTTGGCCCTGTTAGTGTCACTCAACCAAATCACTTGCCTGCAAAAGCCCATAAACTATTTAAATGGACAGCAACTTTGTAGAAACAAAAATTTAACCCCTCCCCATCCTTTACATAGtgttctttctttgcttttcccCCTTAACTTTTCACCCAAATAGAACAGATAAAAGCCAGAGAGAGTTAGAGACAGCATGACAtacttggtggagatatagagAGTGCCAGGGGACTCAGGAGGGTGACTACCGAGGACAATAGAAACACCAGGCTGAACATGCATCAGCTCCTCGCCATTCTGCGCATCCAGAACAGGTTGGTGAACACCATCTCTCTCGACTATAGCAGTGAAGTCTCTAATCCCTTCCACCATTTTGCTTGCTAACTCAGGTTTCTTCCTTCAAAAGACAAAACTGGAAAGATAAAGAAAATGATCCATCAAAATTCCCCTATACATTGTATTGCACAAGTGTGTGCCTGTCTATCATATTCATGGTCCACAAAATTCATCTTCTCGCAGTGGGTAGCTAATACTTTACAAACAACCTGATATTCATCCTGTAAATTCTGAGACCTAAGCTCCGGCATTGATGAGGAATAAGCCATAAGGGAGTTTTCTACACTAAAAATGCGCACAACCTCTAACCAGAGGAACATAGCACATAGAAGTCAAATCAGCGACACGACTACTTGTACAGTTCTTCGAATAGGCTTAATGTCAGTATATTTAAAGCATAAAATTTAACCTCGTcctacacaaatctcaacagtTGCAATTAGCAGCCAAAAGGCATTGAGAACTGAACAGGGTTCAACTAGATTCATACAATAAAGTCGGAATTTGAAGACGAAATCAAAAGGGTAGTTAAATTCTGATATTTTCTGACAATTTCGCAGCAAACGATTCAGCAGGGAAGTAACAATACATACTTTTCGTTCGGAACACAGATTTCAGAGAAAACAGACTGAAAAattaaagaggaaaaagaaattaaacgGGTGAGATAAGGATTTGACACCTTGGCTCTGAAGAACTGGGGAAGAGCGAGCTCTCGTCGTCTGCAGAGAGGAGAGACTGAGTTTGCTTTCTCAAATTTTCTAGGGTTTTACCAGACTTCGAGGGGTTTAGAgcgccatttttctttttccagaaaccgCCATTATATTTAGCGGTGTGGGCTTTTGATGGTGGGCCTTGTTTGGAACAACACAATTATGACACATTTGAACAATTTTACACAATGTCATTTTGAAACCTATCAATctatcattatatatatatatatatatatatttttttttttggcaagaatctatcattatatttatatattagtGTCTTTGATGCATGCAATAACAAATTCTACTACGTAGTAGCATAACTTGAGTTTTGATCATTGATGTTGGTGGAAAATGATATTGGACTTTGTATGATTTGTATCATTGTATGCACCGATATTACAGTTTTCATAATTCATGTCCTCATATCATCATCATATGGCGATAATCAATCAAAATTTAAAACTAGCACCATCTTTGTATTTGGCCATGATAAGCTAAATGCGATTGTTCCACCTAAACCCACTAAAAGTAACATTAGATAGGTGGAAGATTGGAACATTAGATGTGGTCAACTTTGAAGCATAATATGTATGCATTTCCCAAAAACGATCATGAAAACACCTATTTTCTAACAAACAATTTTATACAAAACAGTTTAAGGCTAAACTTTAACACCACATATAGCAGGTCTTTACGGATGTTTACATGCAAGAAACAGAGAACTGTACAGCGTTGCAGACCGATAGTGGGTGCTGTTTAAAATTGGGGGTAAATTACCAGGGTGTATGTGAAACACCATTTTCCCAACTAATCTATCAAAATAAACCCAAGGAAAGCACGGCAAGCATAAAAGATCGAAAATTTCAAGTTTAACATTGTAGTGAAAAGCTCAAAATGGTTATGGTCATAGAAGGACAACAACGCATCAAGTCCTAGGTATACATTAAGAATACCAAAATCTTACATAAGACAGAAATTTAAAATACGAGCAAACAGCTTAATTAAAAGTCCGTGCATCCTGCCAAGAGAACCCAAGCTAGCTATCCAGAGCTTCATTCCCAACCTAAGCAACAAGAGTGCTGGCAGTGGTGGACTCGCTGTAAACAAACACAACATATAAATTAGCGTGCATATTGGATCAAATCTGCTGACTGAGCCATGAAGAATATTAAAAGTGAAGTACGATTGAAAGGAACTTTTCAAGTGAGCTACGACATGTTTTGACTATGAAATTACTAACATTATTAAGCTACTCTCTTAAATAGGTACCAAATTCAATCCTAAATAAGAGTACATTGATCAAATCAGGAAATAGGACTCCAAGTTTAATGGGAATTTCAAAGAATAGAGTTCATATGAAAGACCTATGAAATTTTGAGTCATGCCCCTTAAAAAATCATCTGAGAAGAAGTCTCAGATTTCAAGTCATCATCATCGTGTGCTGATATTAAACACTATAGTACAAAACTAAATGAGGAACCTACTCAACATAAATAAGCAGGACACCTATTAGCTCAATTAGCGCAATGTGAATTTTAGAGACTACAGTTCACAGGAAAGACAAAAGAATTTCAGCACCATGTCACTTAAACCATTTGAGCTCACTATCAAATCTATAATGCTAAGTTAAGCAAATCACCAATACAATCAGACTGCAAAAGAAGTGAGTGTGCTTACTATTTCCAGACTGGGGGGAGCTTCTTTGTCTTCTTGTAGTAACGAGCAAGCCTGTGAATCCTGCTCTCCACAAGAATCAAACGAAACTTGGAATCCTTGTCCTTCCTGTTCCTCTCCAAATGCTTCCTGACTGACACAGCCTTCTTGATAAGGTGGTACAGATCCTCAGGAATTTCAGGAGCAAGACCTAACAAACCAAAGAAAGTTAGTCCTACTCTATATCACTTCTCAAACAACAATCccattaaaaacaaaaatcataaaACAAGACTGCCAATTGGTAGTAAGACAGAGAATAAAGAAGACAACGCCGCTTGTTTCAGACATCTACACTTTTGATCACAAAACTATGCTCATTGTATCCACCTAGCCTAATTAAACTACCACAACCCGGTCTCAACAACATAGTTAAATACTACACAAACAGCATAAACAGTAAACCAAAACAATTCCTCTTTCCATGTTTTCAATTCCACAAACCCCATTTACACATTCAATTCAAAAAGCAACTTCATGAACACAAACACTCAATCCCACAAGCCCCATTTCACATTCAATTTCATCCATAACTTCCCCAttaaccaaacacaaacaaagcACCCCAAAAACCATACAGAGATTAATAAAAACGAATAGGGTATACCATGAGCTTTAAGAATCCGCAAGATCTTGCTTCCAGTAACGCTCTTAACCTGAGCAATCCCATGAGAGTCACGAAGAATCACACCGATCTGAGACGGCGTCATACCCTTCTTCGCAAACTTGCAAATGCTATCCTCCACCTTCAAAACCACACACAGACATCTCAGTTCTGGGTCTCTCAATCAAACCCCCCCAAATTGCAAAACCCACATCAGACATCAAGGGTTTTTGAGATTTACTTACATCGGGGGTAGAGATCTTCAACCAGCTCGGTGGGGTTCTCTTGTAGGGCAGAGCCGAAGCTGACATACCCTTTCCATGGCTGTGCATACGCCCCATGATTGCAGCGAAGCTCTCTGCGTTTTGGTCTCTGGTTAGGGTTTCACTGAGAGGGCGGCAGAGGGTCAAGGTGTTCAGAGATGAGGTTTTCGCTAGGGTTTATATATGAAGGCCGGCCCATTTGGGGGTGTTTGCCCTTTAATTTTGCGCAAATGACGGGATTGTCCTTGGACTTGCAATTGCAAGGTCCATGTTTTGGTGGGTCGGGTCAGGACATTACTTGAGGACTTGCGGTTCTGAGGGCACCATCATACTGTCTTTGGACACCCATTTAGTTTATCATTTTTGAATAGCAATTATACTTGAGCCATATACAGATGCAAAAGCATGAGGTTATTTCTCTAATTGGGGTATGGTACTCGAACTCGATTTTTAACCAGACCACATTTAGCAATAATACTTTATCTtcgataaaaaataaaagaaagtcgAGCGAAAGCAGATTTCATCAAACTATACAGGTAGTATATGGAGTACAAGTGTGATCTTAAACCTTGCCCGAATGAAAATTAAGAAGGATATAACTTCAAGCCAAGAGAAATTAACCACTTCAGATATCTCCATGAAGCAAGTAATCCTTACAATTTAAGCAAAACTTGCCTAAACTTCCTCAAGTACTTACACACATACACTACCCTCCTAAACACACCCAAAAAGGATTAGATACATTGTAAATTCTTAGGCACTGGAGCAACATATCATTGTTTAGATAGTTGTGAGGAAGCCACTCAAAAGACTTTTCCATTACTTTGTAAGGTACATGAGatcaaaaaatttcaaacttgcgATCTAGGAGGATCTAGGAGATTTCGATAACTCAAGGCTGTGGGATTCCAGTACTGTGTTCAACAGTGAAAGTTAACTCGCAATAAAGTTACTTATACAAGAGCTGTTCTACCAGAGCAATCTTTAATTGACATACTAGTACAGGAAACCGGCAGCTAAAACAGGACAACCTTTACTATACAACTGATCGAGGACATTAATCATTCCTTGTTTACTGCTTTgaaacttttctttttataaagGAAGAATGCCGCCTTAAACATTCAGAAAGCACCTTACTATCCTCTCGCAAACCGCATAATTGCCCTCCAAATCGATCAATAGTTCTCTTCTCTAATCCATATTGGGGATGCTTGTATAATTTTTCCACCCTCTCCTTATATTCTGCAGAAGAAAGAGGAAGCATTATTCATTTCAAATAATGAAACAGAACTGTTATTTAAACCAAAAGCAAACCGAATATTTACCTTTCTGATTACTCCAAAGTCTTGCTGCATCGCAGTTGACAGGTGTGCTTAGGTTTGGATCTGTAAATTGACgtcaaattctgaaaatttattCTCAAGTGTTCGACGTCCCCCGAAATGGCCAATACAAATAGCTGCTCTACGATACAATCTGCTAGAGAAGTTACAGCAAAAAGTGGTTACCTTCAAGTAGACTCTTGATGGATAAGAGCACGGTTCTCACATCATAAGCAGATGACCATTTATCGAATTCTTCCTACAATTGAATCCAATGCAATGTATATGCAAAGAAGTCAAAACATTTAACTTTCTAAATGAAGAAACAACTTATTAAGGTACTGCAAGCAAGTATACCAGTAGAAGAATATCCAAGTAGATTTTTCCATAGGCATCCACATTGGGGTGAAAAGGGATAGGATGATCGAAGTTGATGCAAGGCGGTTTGAACGGATAATCATTCGGAAAGCGAAGGGATAGTCTGTACTCTTTTCCTTCATACACTGAACCTTTGCCTCCACTAATTCTCCCTTTCCAGCACATTATATTGTCCTTTTCAGGAAAGGCTGATATCCCAGAGTCACAGTCACTCATCTGAAATTCAACATTGTATAAGAAACTACTAATATAAGGAAAAATATCGATTTTTGATTCACCAAATTTATAGTTCACCAACAAAGAACAATTAAAGAATATACAGTTATACACATGATCAAAACAGTAAAGAATGAACTGTGTGTGTTACCATTAAGTCCTTCAATTCAGATTGTAGCCTGCATCGTGAgcaagaacaacaacaacaaaatcaaGGTTAGAAGCTTTGAAATCCCCAAATCATCAAAAGAAATTGAACGAGGAGACATGATGGAACCTTTTGATTGTGGAATTTTCCGGAGGCGGAGATTGGTTTGTGGAAGCAGCAGCAACTGTGGCCACTCGATTAGTGTGAACACGGTAACAGTCGTCATGGGTGGTTATCGTCGATGGGTCTGCGGGAG
Protein-coding regions in this window:
- the LOC133716030 gene encoding ubiquitin-conjugating enzyme E2 19-like, with amino-acid sequence MSSRTVNDLIAGREKSIFTGGTPADPSTITTHDDCYRVHTNRVATVAAASTNQSPPPENSTIKRLQSELKDLMMSDCDSGISAFPEKDNIMCWKGRISGGKGSVYEGKEYRLSLRFPNDYPFKPPCINFDHPIPFHPNVDAYGKIYLDILLLEEFDKWSSAYDVRTVLLSIKSLLEDPNLSTPVNCDAARLWSNQKEYKERVEKLYKHPQYGLEKRTIDRFGGQLCGLREDSKVLSECLRRHSSFIKRKVSKQ
- the LOC133718102 gene encoding small ribosomal subunit protein uS10y, which translates into the protein MAYAAMKPTKPGLEETQEQIHKIRITLSSKNVKNLEKVCADLVRGAKDKRLRVKGPVRMPTKVLHITTRKSPCGEGTNTWDRFELRVHKRVIDLFSSPDVVKQITSITIEPGVEVEVTIADQ
- the LOC133715091 gene encoding small ribosomal subunit protein uS15-like, yielding MGRMHSHGKGMSASALPYKRTPPSWLKISTPDVEDSICKFAKKGMTPSQIGVILRDSHGIAQVKSVTGSKILRILKAHGLAPEIPEDLYHLIKKAVSVRKHLERNRKDKDSKFRLILVESRIHRLARYYKKTKKLPPVWKYESTTASTLVA
- the LOC133715840 gene encoding chloride conductance regulatory protein ICln; its protein translation is MVEGIRDFTAIVERDGVHQPVLDAQNGEELMHVQPGVSIVLGSHPPESPGTLYISTKQVIWLSDTNRAKGYAVDFLSISLHAVSRDPEAYTSPCIYAQIETGADEDESEGSDSECNGVLDLSKITEMRLVPSDPNQLDSLFDVFCECAELNPEPTEENEEEEHNWIFSADQLEDEATGEDSEPSIAIGQSNGDHDLARTVLELQINDQRFEDAEEMEHETDSAQR